A single window of Cheilinus undulatus linkage group 12, ASM1832078v1, whole genome shotgun sequence DNA harbors:
- the rps14 gene encoding 40S ribosomal protein S14 codes for MAPRKGKEKKEEQVISLGPQVAEGENVFGVCHIFASFNDTFVHVTDLSGKETICRVTGGMKVKADRDESSPYAAMLAAQDVAQRCKELGITALHIKLRATGGNRTKTPGPGAQSALRALARSGMKIGRIEDVTPIPSDSTRRKGGRRGRRL; via the exons ATGGCTCCTCGTaaaggaaaagagaagaaggaggagcagGTCATCAGTCTGGGTCCTCAGGTGGCTGAAGGAGAAAACGTCTTTGGAGTTTGTCACATCTTCGCCTCCTTCAACGACACCTTCGTCCACGTCACCGACCTCTCCGGGAA GGAGACGATCTGCCGTGTGACCGGTGGGATGAAGGTGAAGGCTGACAGAGACGAGTCCTCTCCGTACGCCGCCATGTTGGCCGCTCAGGACGTCGCTCAGCGCTGCAAAGAGCTCGGCATCACAGCGCTGCACATCAAGCTGAGGGCCACTGGGGGCAACAG GACGAAGACTCCTGGTCCTGGAGCTCAGTCTGCTCTCAGAGCTCTGGCTCGCTCCGGCATGAAGATCGGACGCATCG AGGATGTCACTCCGATCCCGTCAGACTCGACCAGGAGGAAGGGCGGTCGTCGCGGTCGCCGTCTGTAA